One Homo sapiens chromosome 13, GRCh38.p14 Primary Assembly genomic window carries:
- the POLR1D gene encoding DNA-directed RNA polymerases I and III subunit RPAC2 isoform 3 (isoform 3 is encoded by transcript variant 3) yields MGPMGWMKCPLASTNKRFLINTIKNTLPSHKEQDHEQKEGDKEPAKSQAQKEENPKKHRSHPYKHSFRARGSASYSPPRKRSSQDKYEKRSNRR; encoded by the exons ATGGGACCCATGGGTTG gatGAAGTGTCCTCTTGCTAGCACCAATAAAAGATTTCTAATTAACACAATTAAAAACACATTGCCCTCTCATAaagagcaagaccatgaacaAAAAGAGGGCGATAAGGAACCAGCGAAGAGCCAGgcccagaaagaagaaaacccGAAGAAACACAGAAGCCATCCTTACAAGCACAGCTTCCGCGCTCGAGGTTCCGCCAGTTACTCCCCGCCACGAAAGCGGAGCAGCCAGGACAAGTACGAAAAGCGGTCCAACCGGCGGTGA
- the POLR1D gene encoding DNA-directed RNA polymerases I and III subunit RPAC2 isoform X1 has translation MLPSQHQCVIISMEYCQARKLICGSAFKVFIAVSLNRMKCPLASTNKRFLINTIKNTLPSHKEQDHEQKEGDKEPAKSQAQKEENPKKHRSHPYKHSFRARGSASYSPPRKRSSQDKYEKRSNRR, from the exons ATGCTACCCTCCCAGCATCAGTGTGTGATAATAAGCATGGAATATTGCCAAGCAAGGAAGCTCATCTGCGGCTCAGCATTCAAAGTTTTTATTGCGGTTTCATTAAATAG gatGAAGTGTCCTCTTGCTAGCACCAATAAAAGATTTCTAATTAACACAATTAAAAACACATTGCCCTCTCATAaagagcaagaccatgaacaAAAAGAGGGCGATAAGGAACCAGCGAAGAGCCAGgcccagaaagaagaaaacccGAAGAAACACAGAAGCCATCCTTACAAGCACAGCTTCCGCGCTCGAGGTTCCGCCAGTTACTCCCCGCCACGAAAGCGGAGCAGCCAGGACAAGTACGAAAAGCGGTCCAACCGGCGGTGA
- the POLR1D gene encoding Protein POLR1D isoform X2, translating into MEEDQELERKAIEELLKEAKRGKTRAETMGPMGWMKCPLASTNKRFLINTIKNTLPSHKEQDHEQKEGDKEPAKSQAQKEENPKKHRSHPYKHSFRARGSASYSPPRKRSSQDKYEKRSNRR; encoded by the exons GAAAGCAATAGAAGAACTGCTTAAGGAGGCAAAACGTGGGAAAACTAGAGCTGAAACAATGGGACCCATGGGTTG gatGAAGTGTCCTCTTGCTAGCACCAATAAAAGATTTCTAATTAACACAATTAAAAACACATTGCCCTCTCATAaagagcaagaccatgaacaAAAAGAGGGCGATAAGGAACCAGCGAAGAGCCAGgcccagaaagaagaaaacccGAAGAAACACAGAAGCCATCCTTACAAGCACAGCTTCCGCGCTCGAGGTTCCGCCAGTTACTCCCCGCCACGAAAGCGGAGCAGCCAGGACAAGTACGAAAAGCGGTCCAACCGGCGGTGA